The proteins below are encoded in one region of Sulfolobus islandicus Y.N.15.51:
- a CDS encoding tRNA (N(6)-L-threonylcarbamoyladenosine(37)-C(2))-methylthiotransferase, with product MKTIYVETYGCALNRADTYVMMTLLKSEGYNFVENPENADIIILNTCAVRLETEERMKQRIKELNTLSKKLVVAGCMSSAEPATVLSIAPNASLIGPQSVERIIDVIKSEERKIVLEGDRALITPRTFDGKIAIIPVADGCAGNCSFCITKLARRKLRSYPLREIVNAARDAVKAGAKEIELTGQDTAAYGLDLGGSISLVDVVNKVTEIDGDFMIRIGMMTPEQAMRIIDNLIEVMRNPKVYKFIHLPVQSGDDRVLKLMNRKYTIDEYKELVSEIRSKIPFANITTDIIIGHPGEDEDAFNNTLLLMKELRFERIHLAMYSIRPNTRSASMPQVPDSVKKKRIQIANKLYEDIALSIHLEYVGSTSRVITTELGRKGSVVGRLMNYIPVVIRSENVELGKWYNVKITEASFYDLRGVFA from the coding sequence ATGAAAACCATCTACGTTGAGACATATGGGTGTGCATTAAATAGGGCAGATACTTACGTAATGATGACGTTGCTTAAAAGTGAGGGTTATAATTTTGTAGAAAACCCTGAGAACGCAGATATAATTATACTCAATACTTGCGCAGTAAGGTTAGAAACTGAAGAGAGAATGAAACAAAGAATTAAGGAATTAAACACGTTATCAAAAAAATTAGTGGTAGCAGGATGTATGAGTAGTGCAGAACCAGCTACAGTACTTTCCATAGCTCCAAATGCGTCATTAATAGGTCCACAATCAGTTGAAAGAATAATCGATGTAATTAAATCAGAGGAGCGTAAAATTGTCCTTGAGGGCGATAGAGCACTTATAACTCCTAGAACTTTCGATGGAAAAATTGCAATAATTCCAGTAGCTGATGGATGTGCAGGAAATTGCAGCTTCTGCATAACTAAACTAGCAAGGAGGAAATTGAGGAGCTATCCATTAAGGGAAATAGTTAATGCTGCGAGAGATGCTGTAAAAGCTGGTGCTAAAGAAATAGAATTAACTGGTCAAGATACTGCAGCTTATGGGTTAGATCTAGGAGGATCTATAAGTTTAGTTGATGTAGTAAATAAAGTAACGGAAATTGATGGAGACTTTATGATAAGAATTGGCATGATGACGCCAGAACAGGCTATGAGAATAATAGATAATTTAATCGAAGTCATGAGAAACCCTAAGGTGTATAAGTTTATCCATTTACCAGTCCAAAGTGGAGATGATAGAGTATTAAAGCTAATGAATAGGAAATATACAATAGACGAATATAAAGAGTTGGTAAGTGAAATAAGAAGTAAAATACCATTTGCCAATATAACTACTGATATAATTATAGGTCATCCTGGAGAAGATGAAGATGCATTTAATAATACCCTATTGCTTATGAAGGAATTAAGATTTGAAAGAATACATTTAGCAATGTACTCCATCAGGCCAAATACTAGAAGTGCATCAATGCCCCAAGTTCCAGATAGTGTAAAGAAAAAGAGAATTCAAATAGCTAATAAACTATATGAGGATATCGCGTTATCTATCCATTTAGAATACGTGGGAAGTACTAGCAGAGTTATTACAACAGAATTAGGTCGTAAAGGATCTGTAGTAGGAAGATTGATGAATTATATTCCAGTCGTGATCAGGTCTGAAAATGTAGAACTAGGAAAGTGGTATAATGTTAAAATAACTGAAGCATCATTTTATGACTTGCGTGGAGTTTTTGCTTAA
- a CDS encoding translation initiation factor IF-2 subunit beta: MLDRLYSKLPEKGRKEGTQALPNLIIFNIGNTTMIRNFAEYCDRIRREDKICMKYLLKELAAPGNVDDKGELIIQGKFSSQVINTLMERFLKAYVECSTCKSLDTVLKKEKKSWYIVCLACGAQTPVKPL; this comes from the coding sequence ATGCTTGATAGACTATACTCAAAATTACCTGAAAAGGGCCGTAAGGAAGGTACACAAGCACTACCTAATCTAATAATATTCAATATAGGAAATACTACCATGATTAGAAACTTTGCGGAATATTGCGATAGAATTAGAAGAGAAGATAAAATATGTATGAAATACTTGCTAAAGGAATTGGCTGCACCTGGTAATGTGGACGATAAAGGTGAACTTATAATTCAAGGAAAATTCTCCTCACAAGTAATAAATACCTTAATGGAAAGATTTTTGAAGGCATATGTTGAATGTAGTACTTGTAAAAGCCTAGACACTGTACTAAAGAAGGAGAAGAAGAGCTGGTATATAGTCTGTCTAGCGTGTGGAGCTCAAACACCAGTGAAGCCTCTATGA
- a CDS encoding type II secretion system F family protein, whose protein sequence is MSIFNRRNNKQSLNNQGPSKIELLFYNSSIINGLVKSVDMKIKKAGISQDPRLFASRLFLALILSIAISALLIAFSIRFFELYRLTLLTKYLAGFLTLIIFGVIIPPVVYLMQILQLSQSTENRRIGLDSEAPAFAAVFNVFLRSGLSARYVFDYLSKSTAMRYASQIASYVNKRVKYLGEGVESAIVESLNYSPSKVFNEFLITYVTAVRTGAPVLDTMEAKTKDILKNIETLASTAAENLSGIAEGFVIWLSSGFITFFLVLLLQAIFPSLFGSVPFPIMAIFAIIMIPLINLLFIWVVDQTQFRFPERSLKAYKVFYITFPLGIVISFIVLYLIKDPIPLLLYLLFLNGGVQQIPLSVSTFTIGLLIAVIPPAVIAIRELREGTGYDVYVVSFLRAVAEGLRAGLNPATVVKNLKDSPEMGKFRDILNTIYAYSLLGVPIKDAFKIASERILDFSSRVSLISLADMIEIGSLTPETVESLAEQVDAQIRIRRNYNAKIRVLLYAPYIGIILALVASILLGNAMFTLISHQSYSLSYGPLSNATVILPKSLYVISISALFNSFLAGLLVGKLGYGKTAAGFIHSAILVVITAILVVISLHISLIPSISPSSTSL, encoded by the coding sequence ATGAGTATATTTAATAGGCGTAATAACAAACAATCTCTCAACAATCAAGGCCCATCTAAAATTGAATTATTATTTTACAATTCCAGTATTATCAATGGTTTAGTTAAAAGCGTGGATATGAAAATCAAAAAAGCTGGTATAAGTCAAGATCCTCGCTTATTTGCATCTAGGCTATTTCTTGCTCTGATACTTTCAATTGCCATTTCAGCGCTATTAATAGCGTTTTCTATTAGGTTCTTTGAGCTATATAGATTGACATTGCTTACAAAATATTTGGCAGGGTTTTTAACATTGATAATATTCGGTGTAATAATACCGCCTGTTGTTTATTTGATGCAAATTCTTCAATTATCTCAATCAACTGAGAATAGAAGAATAGGTCTTGATAGTGAAGCTCCAGCATTCGCTGCAGTATTTAACGTTTTCTTAAGATCTGGTCTAAGTGCAAGATACGTTTTCGACTACTTATCTAAATCCACAGCAATGCGCTACGCTAGTCAAATCGCCTCATATGTCAATAAGAGAGTTAAATATCTAGGAGAAGGTGTAGAAAGCGCAATAGTGGAATCATTAAACTATTCACCTTCGAAAGTATTTAATGAGTTTTTAATAACTTACGTTACTGCTGTAAGAACCGGAGCTCCAGTTCTAGATACAATGGAAGCTAAGACTAAAGATATTCTAAAGAATATAGAAACTTTAGCTTCTACTGCAGCAGAAAACTTGTCCGGAATTGCTGAGGGTTTTGTAATTTGGCTTTCCTCCGGTTTCATAACATTCTTTCTGGTTTTATTGTTACAAGCAATATTTCCATCTCTCTTTGGTTCAGTCCCATTTCCTATAATGGCTATTTTCGCAATAATTATGATACCATTGATAAATCTACTATTCATATGGGTTGTAGATCAAACCCAATTTAGATTTCCAGAGAGGTCATTAAAAGCGTACAAGGTATTTTATATTACCTTCCCCTTAGGGATAGTTATATCATTTATCGTACTATATTTAATAAAGGACCCAATTCCTCTTCTTTTATACCTACTATTTTTGAATGGTGGTGTACAGCAAATACCATTATCCGTGTCAACATTTACAATAGGTCTATTAATAGCTGTCATACCTCCAGCAGTAATTGCAATTAGGGAATTGAGGGAAGGTACAGGATATGACGTCTATGTCGTTTCTTTTCTAAGGGCTGTTGCTGAGGGGCTTAGAGCCGGGTTAAATCCAGCTACTGTAGTTAAAAACTTAAAGGATTCCCCGGAAATGGGAAAGTTCAGAGATATACTGAATACCATTTACGCTTATTCTCTGTTAGGTGTCCCTATAAAGGACGCCTTTAAGATAGCCTCAGAGAGAATATTGGACTTTTCTAGTAGAGTTTCCTTAATTTCATTAGCGGATATGATAGAAATTGGTAGTTTGACACCAGAGACAGTTGAGTCATTAGCAGAACAAGTTGATGCTCAAATAAGGATAAGGAGAAACTATAACGCCAAAATAAGAGTGTTACTATATGCACCGTATATAGGAATTATTTTAGCCTTAGTAGCGTCTATCCTATTGGGTAACGCTATGTTTACTTTAATATCTCACCAATCTTATTCTTTATCTTATGGACCATTGTCCAATGCTACTGTGATCTTGCCCAAATCTCTCTATGTAATCTCTATTTCGGCACTCTTTAATTCGTTTTTGGCTGGATTGCTAGTAGGGAAATTAGGCTATGGCAAAACGGCAGCTGGTTTTATTCATTCGGCGATTTTAGTAGTTATAACTGCTATCTTAGTTGTCATATCATTACATATATCTCTAATACCTTCTATATCTCCTTCGTCAACATCTTTATAA
- the rnhB gene encoding ribonuclease HII, which produces MRIGIDEAGRGALIGPMIVAGVAISDSKLKFLKGIGVKDSKQLTRERREKLFDIIAITVDAFTVVKVFPYEIDNYNLNDLTYDAVSKIILSLSVFNPEIVTVDKVGEEKPVIELIRKLGYKSNVVHKADVLFVEASAASIIAKVIRDNYIDELKKVYGDFGSGYPADPRTIKWLKSFYEKNPNPPPIVRRSWKILRSTAPLYYISKEGRRLW; this is translated from the coding sequence ATGAGAATAGGTATAGACGAAGCAGGTCGTGGAGCCTTAATAGGTCCAATGATAGTTGCAGGTGTAGCTATCAGTGATTCAAAGCTAAAATTCCTTAAAGGCATTGGAGTAAAGGATAGTAAGCAATTAACTAGGGAGAGAAGGGAGAAATTGTTCGATATTATTGCCATTACCGTAGATGCTTTCACAGTAGTTAAAGTTTTTCCTTACGAAATAGATAATTACAATTTGAACGATCTCACATATGATGCAGTGTCTAAGATAATTCTATCACTTTCGGTTTTCAATCCTGAAATAGTAACAGTTGATAAAGTGGGAGAAGAGAAGCCTGTTATAGAGCTCATCAGAAAGCTAGGTTATAAGTCAAATGTAGTTCACAAGGCGGATGTCTTATTTGTTGAAGCAAGTGCAGCAAGCATTATTGCTAAAGTAATAAGGGATAATTATATTGATGAGTTGAAAAAAGTTTACGGTGATTTCGGGAGTGGATACCCTGCTGATCCTAGAACAATAAAGTGGCTTAAGTCCTTTTATGAGAAGAACCCAAATCCACCTCCCATTGTCAGAAGATCATGGAAAATTTTACGTTCTACTGCTCCACTATATTATATAAGTAAAGAGGGTAGAAGACTATGGTAA
- a CDS encoding TGS domain-containing protein, whose protein sequence is MVTNLPAEAKAKWLKVMDAKTPEEKFQALQEFLKEVPKHKGTENLVYWAKRRMAELREEMEVRKSKKSGGFSLFVEKEGAGQAILIGDLLLRSLIMKKLTNVKQEFNELPVPGMVKYEDVQIQLVNPPKSLPLTKTIGLIRNADEVIIVVNNKEELSFMRNILEENNILLRKPKGKVIIERTRYGISGIRIVNLGKLVDVDEKAVRDYIESFGIKSAIVKIIGEVALDDIEKSMFEAVSYKPTVVISKERFDTGELPILSIDHIDKLPKLLFEMLEVIRIYTKEPGEESTKDPLILKKGSTVLDVARKLHSSLAENFRYARVWGRSVKFQGQKVGSSHVLEDKDIVEIHAK, encoded by the coding sequence ATGGTAACGAATTTACCCGCTGAAGCCAAGGCTAAATGGCTAAAGGTGATGGACGCAAAGACACCAGAGGAGAAATTCCAAGCTTTGCAGGAATTTCTTAAAGAAGTTCCTAAACATAAGGGAACCGAAAATCTGGTATATTGGGCTAAGAGGCGAATGGCCGAATTAAGAGAAGAAATGGAGGTAAGAAAGAGCAAGAAAAGCGGAGGTTTTTCGTTATTTGTTGAGAAAGAGGGTGCGGGTCAAGCGATTTTGATAGGAGATTTGCTCCTAAGATCCTTAATAATGAAAAAACTTACCAACGTAAAACAAGAATTCAACGAGTTACCAGTGCCTGGCATGGTTAAATATGAGGATGTTCAAATACAGTTGGTTAACCCACCTAAGAGTCTTCCGCTCACTAAGACAATAGGTCTAATAAGGAATGCGGATGAGGTAATTATTGTTGTAAACAATAAGGAAGAACTATCCTTTATGAGGAATATTTTGGAGGAGAATAATATCTTATTGAGAAAACCTAAGGGGAAGGTTATAATAGAGAGAACAAGGTATGGAATCTCTGGAATTAGGATAGTAAATTTAGGTAAACTGGTGGACGTCGATGAAAAAGCCGTAAGGGATTATATAGAGAGTTTTGGGATTAAATCAGCAATAGTGAAGATCATAGGTGAGGTTGCCTTAGATGATATAGAGAAATCCATGTTCGAAGCAGTTAGCTATAAGCCTACAGTAGTAATCTCTAAGGAAAGGTTTGATACTGGCGAGTTACCAATATTGAGTATTGATCATATAGATAAGTTACCTAAGCTTCTGTTTGAGATGTTAGAGGTGATCAGAATTTACACTAAGGAGCCTGGGGAAGAATCAACTAAGGATCCTTTGATACTTAAAAAAGGTTCCACTGTTCTAGACGTAGCAAGGAAACTACATTCATCACTGGCTGAAAATTTTAGATATGCCAGGGTTTGGGGAAGGTCGGTAAAGTTCCAGGGACAGAAAGTAGGTTCCTCACATGTTCTAGAAGATAAAGACATAGTTGAGATCCATGCAAAGTAG
- a CDS encoding glycosyltransferase family 2 protein: MIREIFEILLFISSSITSLWILLQAFYYKVSNENLVQVLGNDRNKSNEKIDIIVAIKDENERTIKELIDNLSELDYRPYRVIIISDDSLENFEKIMKVVDRIPENFVIIRRPENMGRKAGALNFAFNLSDGELLVFLDAEARVEKNFLRKISKLSYDAAAFRLKVRDPVTPVQKIYSHTNEFVMNALFKAREKLGLIIFANGSAFAIRRDILRKVGGWKENSVAEDLELGIRLALNGIRVKYVDDIVVYTLAPYTLTDLYNQIKRWAYGSGELLAYSMRLFKLGVKGVEGFIYSQQWGLYPLYLLVFLIVISLQFTLNINYLYVFSSLIPILVSNGIYITLIKPKDEYRSGIVTVIASLIGYVQGVFKVRFKWKVTPKNHIVKEEEILSIKILGVILAIMAYVNSLFNNTISSLLLILVSIILLIL; the protein is encoded by the coding sequence ATGATAAGGGAAATTTTTGAAATTTTACTTTTTATATCCTCCTCTATTACATCTTTATGGATACTTCTTCAAGCATTTTACTATAAAGTTTCCAATGAAAATTTAGTACAAGTATTGGGTAATGATAGAAACAAGTCTAATGAGAAAATAGATATAATAGTCGCGATAAAGGACGAGAACGAGAGAACGATAAAAGAGTTAATCGATAATTTATCGGAATTGGACTACAGACCTTACAGAGTTATAATAATTTCTGATGATTCGTTAGAAAATTTTGAAAAAATTATGAAAGTTGTAGATAGAATTCCAGAGAATTTCGTAATTATAAGGAGACCAGAAAATATGGGAAGAAAAGCTGGAGCACTAAACTTTGCCTTTAACCTTTCTGATGGGGAATTGTTAGTGTTTCTTGACGCTGAAGCCAGAGTAGAAAAGAACTTTTTACGTAAAATTTCTAAACTTAGTTACGATGCTGCTGCGTTTAGGCTAAAAGTTAGAGATCCTGTCACACCAGTCCAAAAAATATACTCTCACACTAATGAATTCGTAATGAATGCCTTATTTAAGGCCAGAGAGAAGTTAGGCCTAATAATTTTTGCAAATGGTTCAGCATTTGCAATAAGGAGAGATATTTTAAGGAAAGTAGGCGGATGGAAAGAAAATAGTGTAGCGGAAGATTTAGAGCTAGGTATTAGACTTGCTCTAAATGGTATTAGAGTGAAATATGTTGATGATATTGTAGTTTATACCTTAGCCCCTTATACCCTAACTGATTTATATAACCAAATTAAAAGATGGGCTTATGGCTCTGGAGAATTGCTCGCCTACAGCATGAGACTGTTTAAATTAGGAGTAAAGGGAGTTGAGGGATTTATTTATTCTCAACAATGGGGATTGTACCCCTTATATCTATTAGTATTTTTGATTGTTATTTCCCTTCAGTTTACATTAAATATAAACTATCTGTACGTCTTTAGCTCACTGATCCCAATACTGGTCTCAAATGGAATTTATATAACTCTAATAAAACCTAAGGATGAATATAGAAGTGGGATTGTAACCGTAATCGCTTCCCTTATAGGTTACGTTCAAGGAGTATTTAAAGTAAGGTTCAAATGGAAAGTCACTCCTAAAAACCACATTGTAAAAGAAGAAGAAATCTTGAGTATAAAAATATTGGGAGTTATTCTCGCAATTATGGCATATGTTAATAGTCTTTTCAATAACACCATTTCATCTTTATTGTTAATCTTGGTTTCAATTATTCTTTTAATTCTATAG
- a CDS encoding DUF424 domain-containing protein, which translates to MKVFLNIIRAQGMTLVNICQEELLGKVFREGEIILNVSEKFYGGESVELDYALSLIDEATVMSIVGNYAVEEAIRRGLVHKDSVINVAGVKFAQVYNV; encoded by the coding sequence ATGAAAGTGTTTCTAAATATAATTAGAGCACAAGGCATGACACTGGTAAATATATGTCAAGAGGAACTATTAGGGAAAGTATTCAGAGAAGGGGAAATAATACTCAATGTTAGTGAGAAGTTTTACGGAGGAGAGTCCGTAGAATTAGATTATGCCCTTTCATTGATCGATGAGGCTACAGTTATGAGCATTGTAGGGAATTACGCGGTAGAAGAGGCAATAAGGAGAGGGTTAGTTCACAAGGATTCTGTCATCAATGTAGCTGGTGTAAAATTCGCTCAAGTTTATAATGTGTGA
- a CDS encoding type II/IV secretion system ATPase subunit, with the protein MSKIFKSLLPKGKPTVKQLPIAELPITLYPVSPFPEEVTTIVADYEVNILSLAPEDVKSNIVRNNIELVLPNPHIFITFDERKGIYKYVLLEPPVNDTIYTMYNIFIEEVERELLSKTPSLDLAKIIFELNKKRSNLNIIQEKRGDIHILSTNARVTLYYLLRNMFGYNVLTSLVADKNIEDISVSGLNNPVYVYHRSYEYVPTNIMFTKNMQISPQLNITIDGEELLDQLVLRMLSTTGKSISVAEPIQDGMLPNGDRIAATFRREVSASGSSVVIRRFSERPITILDLINSSTLSPELAAYLWYGMDLRMSIMSIGVTGAGKTTLLNAVLNLVKESMKIVSIEDIPEIRLAHTNWVQLYARPAYAGVGKEISLMDLLKLSLRYRPDIIVVGEIRGQEAYVLFQAISTGHGGATTFHAYNTDSVIKRLMNEPLNIPQEWIPMMNIVMTIRRLPVYVGEKIVLRRRVVAVDEIVSWNDYRRVSSWDPKSDTFTINLDSARALKNRIEEAGLSIDDVKREMERRALFLKLLASSREIIQSEESYKLVKNYIIKYSLKPEEALKEVQSMAKTKAIELKE; encoded by the coding sequence ATGAGTAAAATTTTTAAATCTCTCTTGCCAAAAGGCAAACCCACCGTTAAGCAATTGCCTATAGCAGAGTTGCCTATAACACTCTATCCAGTTAGCCCTTTTCCAGAAGAGGTAACTACAATTGTTGCAGACTACGAAGTGAATATACTAAGCTTAGCCCCAGAGGATGTCAAGTCCAATATAGTCCGAAATAATATAGAGTTAGTATTGCCGAATCCTCACATCTTTATTACCTTTGATGAAAGGAAGGGTATATACAAATACGTTTTATTGGAACCACCAGTAAATGATACCATTTACACCATGTATAATATATTCATAGAAGAGGTAGAGAGAGAATTACTTTCCAAAACACCCTCGCTTGACCTTGCGAAAATTATATTCGAACTTAATAAGAAAAGATCTAATCTTAATATCATCCAAGAGAAAAGGGGAGATATACACATACTAAGTACAAACGCAAGAGTTACGTTATATTACCTATTAAGGAACATGTTCGGATACAATGTATTAACTTCACTCGTTGCTGATAAGAACATTGAAGATATTTCCGTTTCTGGTCTGAATAATCCAGTTTATGTATATCATAGAAGTTACGAATACGTTCCAACTAACATTATGTTTACTAAGAACATGCAGATATCTCCGCAACTTAATATTACAATAGATGGTGAGGAGTTACTAGATCAATTAGTCCTAAGAATGCTCTCAACCACCGGTAAGTCAATTTCAGTTGCCGAACCGATACAAGATGGTATGTTACCAAATGGCGATAGGATTGCCGCAACATTCAGACGTGAAGTATCAGCAAGTGGTTCTTCAGTAGTGATACGAAGATTTAGTGAAAGGCCCATCACAATACTAGATTTAATCAATTCCAGCACCTTATCTCCAGAGTTGGCCGCATATCTATGGTATGGAATGGATCTGAGGATGAGTATCATGTCAATAGGAGTTACTGGTGCTGGAAAGACCACTTTGCTTAATGCAGTTCTGAATCTAGTTAAAGAGAGCATGAAGATTGTCTCTATAGAAGATATTCCGGAAATCAGATTAGCACATACTAATTGGGTTCAACTTTACGCTAGACCAGCATATGCAGGAGTAGGCAAAGAGATTTCATTAATGGATTTGCTAAAATTATCCCTCAGATATAGGCCAGATATAATAGTGGTAGGTGAGATAAGAGGACAAGAGGCTTACGTATTATTTCAAGCGATATCAACTGGACACGGTGGTGCTACGACATTCCACGCGTATAATACTGACTCTGTAATAAAGAGGCTTATGAATGAGCCCCTTAACATTCCACAAGAGTGGATACCTATGATGAACATAGTGATGACAATTAGGAGGTTACCAGTATATGTAGGCGAGAAGATCGTTCTAAGGAGACGTGTTGTGGCAGTCGATGAAATAGTTAGTTGGAATGATTATAGAAGGGTCTCGAGTTGGGATCCGAAAAGTGACACATTTACAATCAATCTTGACTCTGCCAGAGCATTAAAAAATAGAATAGAAGAAGCTGGACTTAGTATAGATGATGTTAAGAGAGAGATGGAGAGGAGAGCATTATTCCTAAAATTATTAGCGTCTTCCAGGGAGATAATACAGAGTGAGGAGAGTTATAAGCTTGTGAAGAACTATATAATAAAGTATAGTTTAAAGCCAGAAGAAGCCCTAAAAGAAGTTCAATCAATGGCCAAGACAAAAGCTATAGAATTAAAAGAATAA
- a CDS encoding thiolase family protein, with protein sequence MNECIFSMPESVYIASAVRTPIGKFGGTLKNLSPVDLGSIVIREALRRAYVEPSKVDIAIMGNVLRAGHGQDIARQCAIRAGIPYEIDGFSVDMVCSSGMMSIITASQMIKSGDADIIVAGGTESMSQAMFTIKSDIRWGVKMLMNRSIELIDTMLYDGLTDPFLQKVMGQEADMVAKAHNISRKELDEVAYQSHLRAHKATVNGYFKSEIVEIKTDGKVVNVDEGIRADTSLDKLSTLPPAFTDGGPHTAGNSSQISDGATALVLMSEKAIKELKIEPIARILGYSWVGIESWRFTEAPIFAIKKLLNKLNIDINHFDYFENNEAFAVNNVLVNRYLGIPYDRLNVFGGAIALGHPIGASGARIIVTLLNVLSKMRGARGIASICHGIGGSTAVAIELLREMK encoded by the coding sequence ATGAATGAATGTATATTCAGTATGCCGGAAAGTGTATATATCGCATCAGCTGTTAGAACGCCCATTGGAAAGTTTGGCGGTACTTTAAAAAATCTATCCCCGGTGGATCTAGGTTCAATAGTAATTAGGGAGGCGCTAAGGAGAGCTTATGTAGAACCAAGTAAGGTAGACATTGCAATTATGGGAAACGTCTTAAGAGCTGGACATGGCCAAGATATAGCCAGACAGTGCGCGATTAGAGCTGGAATTCCATACGAAATAGATGGATTTTCCGTAGATATGGTTTGCTCTTCGGGGATGATGAGCATAATTACAGCTTCACAGATGATCAAATCTGGAGATGCTGATATAATAGTTGCAGGAGGGACGGAAAGTATGAGTCAAGCAATGTTTACAATAAAATCTGATATTAGGTGGGGTGTGAAAATGTTAATGAATAGAAGTATTGAGCTTATTGATACTATGTTATACGATGGATTAACCGATCCATTCTTGCAGAAAGTAATGGGACAAGAGGCTGATATGGTTGCAAAAGCTCATAATATTTCAAGAAAAGAGTTGGATGAAGTTGCTTATCAAAGTCATCTTAGGGCTCATAAGGCCACAGTTAATGGATACTTTAAGTCAGAAATCGTTGAGATTAAAACTGATGGAAAAGTAGTTAATGTCGATGAGGGTATAAGAGCTGACACCAGCTTAGATAAGCTTTCAACTTTACCTCCAGCGTTTACCGATGGTGGCCCACACACCGCTGGGAATTCGTCACAAATATCTGATGGTGCGACGGCGTTGGTATTAATGAGTGAAAAAGCAATTAAGGAACTCAAAATAGAACCTATAGCCCGAATTCTAGGATATAGTTGGGTGGGTATAGAGAGTTGGAGGTTTACCGAGGCGCCGATCTTTGCTATTAAAAAATTATTAAACAAATTAAATATTGATATAAATCATTTCGATTATTTTGAGAATAACGAGGCATTCGCTGTAAATAATGTTCTAGTAAATAGGTACTTGGGAATACCTTATGATAGACTTAACGTTTTTGGAGGGGCTATAGCGTTAGGTCATCCAATAGGTGCAAGTGGCGCCAGAATTATTGTAACGCTCTTAAACGTATTATCTAAAATGCGTGGAGCAAGAGGAATAGCTAGTATCTGCCATGGAATTGGAGGATCAACTGCGGTCGCTATCGAGCTCTTGAGAGAGATGAAGTAA
- a CDS encoding 60S ribosomal export protein NMD3, protein MSGKFCVLCGKQNVELIDSLCADCYVKSKKLIEVPKRITGKYCKICGAQWIKGKWIRTSAISLSSVVEDIIIRELGNKIDIDKNVEEFAFDIKSIWKDPSGNSFATIEFRGNVRGKPFSQEAIISLEMERTLCDSCFRKKTRYYEAIVQLRSKGKIGIDDKKRVFFESFFSTSIVDNISDVIEGREGVDYYFMSKSVARKLVSMISSIVDVEVNESYQNEKMKNGKREAKLVISLRI, encoded by the coding sequence ATGTCAGGGAAGTTCTGTGTGCTATGCGGAAAGCAAAATGTTGAGCTAATAGACTCACTCTGTGCTGACTGCTATGTAAAATCTAAAAAACTGATAGAAGTACCTAAAAGGATAACCGGAAAGTATTGCAAGATCTGTGGTGCACAATGGATTAAGGGAAAGTGGATAAGGACTTCAGCAATATCTCTATCTTCAGTCGTGGAGGATATTATAATAAGAGAACTGGGGAATAAGATAGACATTGATAAAAACGTAGAGGAGTTCGCATTTGATATAAAGAGCATATGGAAGGATCCAAGTGGTAATTCCTTTGCTACTATTGAATTTAGAGGGAACGTAAGAGGTAAGCCCTTTTCCCAAGAGGCGATAATTAGTTTAGAAATGGAAAGGACATTATGTGACTCGTGCTTTAGGAAAAAGACACGATATTATGAGGCCATAGTTCAACTGAGGAGTAAAGGTAAGATTGGGATTGACGATAAGAAGAGAGTGTTCTTCGAATCCTTTTTCTCTACAAGCATAGTGGATAATATTTCTGATGTTATTGAGGGTAGAGAGGGTGTGGATTATTATTTTATGAGTAAAAGTGTTGCAAGAAAGCTTGTATCGATGATATCTTCTATTGTTGACGTTGAAGTTAATGAGAGTTATCAGAATGAAAAGATGAAAAACGGTAAAAGGGAGGCAAAACTAGTTATTTCATTGAGGATATGA